Proteins found in one Misgurnus anguillicaudatus chromosome 3, ASM2758022v2, whole genome shotgun sequence genomic segment:
- the fgfbp1b gene encoding fibroblast growth factor-binding protein 1, producing the protein MSFLKNLALLLFLTCLSQLIFTAESVKGPERKGKRQERRGDGGLPLFKGKFKTSDKVQCSWVARGEDTYYYTLTVTCKPGKRDGLTCNYTGKPSSCPEFASNTENYWKQISRSLKKQKKLCVDPRSMLRAGMCKSAPLEAHFRLSETEHAKSPKKPIKNKEVKTNATMPDSTRKCTPQIDHSKTAKEKCGDSWASLCTFVFTLIQNGDC; encoded by the coding sequence ATGTCCTTCCTTAAAAATCTCGCGCTCCTGCTGTTCCTCACTTGTCTCTCGCAGCTGATCTTCACTGCTGAGAGCGTGAAGGGTCCTGAAAGAAAAGGGAAGAGGCAAGAGAGACGAGGTGATGGCGGCCTTCCCCTCTTCAAAGGAAAGTTTAAAACCAGTGACAAGGTGCAATGCTCGTGGGTGGCGCGCGGGGAGGACACGTACTACTACACCTTGACCGTTACGTGCAAGCCTGGAAAACGGGACGGTTTGACTTGTAATTACACTGGCAAACCATCTTCGTGTCCTGAATTTGCGTCGAACACCGAGAACTATTGGAAACAGATAAGCAGGTCGCTTAAGAAACAGAAGAAACTTTGCGTCGATCCACGCTCGATGCTGAGAGCTGGCATGTGTAAAAGCGCGCCACTTGAAGCGCATTTCAGACTATCCGAAACGGAACACGCAAAGTCACCCAAGAAACCGATCAAGAATAAAGaggttaaaacaaatgcaacGATGCCGGACAGCACGCGCAAGTGCACGCCGCAGATTGATCACAGCAAGACCGCCAAAGAGAAGTGCGGAGATTCCTGGGCGAGTCTATGCACGTTCGTTTTTACTTTAATCCAGAACGGAGACTGTTAA